A region of Streptomyces sp. WMMC500 DNA encodes the following proteins:
- a CDS encoding SLC13 family permease — protein MDLQLLAALVLGIATIIVIVLRTRLDAFVALLVASLVTGFVAGAPATDILDSITAGFGTTLGSIGIVIGLGVGLGKILEVSGAADALARAFVRAFGKGREPWAMGTTGAVVSIPVFCDSGYVIMNPLARSIARVKRAGYVTLALALGCGMTLTHHLVPPTPGPLGVAGILDAELGALVLAGLAFSVVLLPVVIGYARWIGPKLESEVSDEVREAVYGKAAVTAGVGAGPGSAGAPADPSTGGDGAEDPEPEPERDPAAALGTPPPGAKPHRMSPGLAVLPLLVPLLLIVANTVASAIDQSNQGAVGSDDYEPSALPKALAFIGSPVVALLIGIVLAVYVLLPRWTTRTQVSGWLSEAAASAGLIILITGAGGALGQVLRDTGVGDELAEAISSWNLPGVLVPFLIASLVRVAQGSGTVAMITAASVTAPLVDGLGISALLAALACCAGSMVFSYFNDSYFWVVTRFTGLDGIAAIRGWSGITTAVWLGSLPLLLIASTFI, from the coding sequence GTGGATCTTCAGCTCTTGGCGGCGCTCGTGCTCGGTATCGCCACGATCATCGTCATCGTGCTGCGCACCAGGCTCGACGCCTTCGTCGCACTGCTCGTCGCCTCACTGGTGACCGGCTTCGTCGCGGGTGCGCCCGCGACGGACATCCTCGATTCGATCACCGCCGGCTTCGGCACGACGCTCGGATCCATCGGCATCGTGATCGGCCTGGGCGTGGGCCTGGGCAAGATCCTCGAGGTCTCGGGCGCCGCGGACGCGCTGGCCAGGGCGTTCGTCCGGGCGTTCGGCAAGGGCCGGGAGCCGTGGGCGATGGGCACGACCGGCGCGGTCGTCTCGATCCCCGTCTTCTGCGACTCCGGCTACGTGATCATGAACCCGCTCGCCCGCTCCATAGCCCGCGTGAAGCGCGCCGGGTACGTGACGCTCGCGCTCGCGCTGGGCTGCGGCATGACGCTCACGCACCACCTGGTGCCGCCGACGCCCGGCCCGCTGGGCGTGGCCGGCATCCTCGACGCGGAGCTGGGCGCGCTGGTGCTCGCGGGCCTGGCCTTCTCCGTCGTGCTCCTGCCCGTCGTGATCGGGTACGCGCGCTGGATCGGGCCGAAGCTGGAGAGCGAGGTCTCCGACGAGGTCCGCGAGGCCGTCTACGGCAAGGCCGCGGTCACCGCCGGCGTGGGCGCGGGCCCGGGCTCCGCGGGGGCACCCGCCGACCCGTCCACGGGCGGTGACGGCGCCGAAGACCCGGAGCCGGAGCCGGAGCGCGACCCGGCCGCCGCCCTCGGCACCCCGCCGCCCGGCGCCAAGCCGCACCGGATGAGCCCCGGCCTGGCCGTGCTGCCGCTGCTGGTGCCGCTGCTGCTCATCGTCGCCAACACCGTGGCGTCCGCCATCGACCAGAGCAACCAGGGCGCGGTCGGCTCCGACGACTACGAGCCCTCGGCCCTGCCGAAGGCCCTGGCCTTCATCGGCAGCCCCGTCGTGGCCCTCCTGATCGGCATCGTGCTCGCCGTCTACGTGCTGCTGCCCCGCTGGACGACCCGTACCCAGGTCAGCGGCTGGCTCTCCGAGGCCGCCGCCTCGGCGGGGCTCATCATCCTCATCACCGGCGCGGGCGGAGCGCTCGGCCAGGTCCTGCGCGACACCGGCGTGGGCGACGAACTGGCCGAGGCCATCTCGTCCTGGAACCTGCCGGGTGTGCTGGTCCCGTTCCTCATAGCCTCGCTGGTGCGGGTGGCGCAGGGCTCCGGCACGGTGGCGATGATCACCGCCGCGTCCGTCACCGCACCGCTCGTCGACGGTCTCGGGATCTCCGCGCTCCTGGCCGCACTGGCCTGCTGCGCCGGCTCGATGGTCTTCAGCTACTTCAACGACTCCTACTTCTGGGTCGTCACCCGCTTCACCGGTCTCGACGGGATCGCGGCCATCCGCGGCTGGTCCGGCATCACCACGGCCGTGTGGCTCGGCTCGCTGCCGCTGCTGCTGATCGCGAGCACGTTCATATGA
- a CDS encoding DeoR/GlpR family DNA-binding transcription regulator yields the protein MAHPTARRGTRERHEAMLRLLREGTTQVEELAAALAVSPSTVRRDLGRLTEGGRVTRTYGGAVVPEAFPERPVGESALVRLHAKAAIAEAALALVPAGGAVFVDAGTTCAALARQLLDADAHAGGSVVVTRGLETAQLLAGARDIDVVMLGGSVRPLSHGLVGPLTDLALDRLSFSVAFLGADAVDPERGVGEPTLEETAVKERVAARAHRVVVLADATKLAVDDAPAWTRLHRGWTLVTDAEAPANLEERCAAAGVTLVRAG from the coding sequence GTGGCCCACCCGACGGCGCGACGCGGCACGCGCGAGCGGCACGAAGCGATGCTGCGGCTGCTCCGCGAAGGCACCACGCAGGTGGAGGAGCTGGCCGCGGCCCTCGCCGTGTCGCCGTCGACCGTACGGCGCGACCTGGGCCGGCTCACCGAGGGCGGCCGGGTGACGCGCACCTACGGCGGCGCCGTGGTGCCCGAGGCGTTCCCCGAGCGGCCGGTGGGCGAGAGCGCGCTGGTACGGCTGCACGCGAAGGCCGCGATCGCGGAGGCGGCGCTCGCGCTGGTGCCGGCCGGCGGCGCGGTGTTCGTCGACGCGGGCACCACGTGCGCGGCGCTCGCCCGCCAGTTGCTCGACGCCGACGCGCACGCCGGCGGCAGCGTCGTCGTCACCCGCGGCCTGGAGACCGCGCAACTGCTCGCCGGGGCCCGGGACATCGACGTGGTGATGCTCGGCGGGAGCGTACGCCCGCTCAGCCACGGCCTGGTCGGCCCGCTCACCGACCTCGCGCTGGACCGGCTGTCGTTCTCGGTGGCGTTCCTCGGCGCGGACGCCGTCGACCCCGAACGCGGGGTCGGCGAGCCGACGCTGGAGGAGACGGCGGTCAAGGAGCGCGTCGCCGCCCGGGCGCACCGCGTCGTGGTCCTCGCCGACGCGACGAAGCTGGCCGTCGACGACGCCCCCGCCTGGACCCGGCTGCACCGGGGCTGGACGCTGGTGACCGACGCCGAGGCGCCCGCGAACCTGGAGGAGCGCTGCGCGGCGGCGGGCGTGACGCTCGTGCGCGCGGGCTGA
- the xylA gene encoding xylose isomerase codes for MSYTPTPEDKFSFGLWTVGWQGRDPFGDATRAPLDPVESVRRLAELGAYGVTFHDDDLIPFGASETERESHVKRFRQALDATGMAVPAATTNLFTHPVFKDGAFTANDRDVRRYALRKTIRNIDLAVELGAKTYVAWGGREGAESGAAKDVRVALDRMKEAFDLLGEYVTGQGYDLRFAIEPKPNEPRGDILLPTVGHVLAFIERLERPELYGVNPEVGHEQMAGLNFPHGIAQALWAGKLFHIDLNGQNGIKYDQDLRFGAGDVRAAFWLVDLLETAGYAGPRTFDFKPPRTEDTDGVWASAAGCMRNYLILKERAAAFRADPAVQEALRASRLDQLAQPTADDSGLAGLLADRGAYEDFDPEAAARRGMAFEHLDQLAMDHLLGV; via the coding sequence ATGTCGTATACCCCGACCCCCGAGGACAAGTTCAGCTTCGGCCTGTGGACCGTCGGCTGGCAGGGCCGCGACCCCTTCGGCGACGCGACCCGCGCGCCGCTCGACCCGGTCGAGAGCGTCCGCCGACTGGCCGAGCTGGGCGCGTACGGCGTCACGTTCCACGACGACGACCTCATCCCCTTCGGCGCCTCCGAGACCGAGCGCGAGTCGCACGTCAAGCGCTTCCGGCAGGCGCTCGACGCCACCGGAATGGCCGTCCCCGCGGCCACCACGAACCTCTTCACCCACCCCGTCTTCAAGGACGGCGCCTTCACCGCCAACGACCGCGACGTCCGCCGCTACGCGCTGCGCAAGACGATCCGCAACATCGACCTGGCGGTGGAGCTGGGAGCGAAGACCTACGTCGCCTGGGGCGGCCGCGAGGGCGCCGAGTCCGGCGCCGCGAAGGACGTGCGCGTCGCGCTCGACCGGATGAAGGAGGCGTTCGACCTCCTCGGCGAGTACGTCACCGGCCAGGGGTACGACCTGCGCTTCGCCATCGAGCCCAAGCCCAACGAGCCGCGCGGCGACATCCTGCTGCCCACGGTCGGCCACGTGCTGGCCTTCATCGAGCGGCTGGAGCGCCCGGAGCTCTACGGCGTCAACCCCGAGGTCGGGCACGAGCAGATGGCCGGGCTCAACTTCCCGCACGGCATCGCCCAGGCGCTGTGGGCGGGCAAGCTGTTCCACATCGACCTCAACGGCCAGAACGGCATCAAGTACGACCAGGACCTGCGCTTCGGCGCAGGCGACGTACGGGCCGCGTTCTGGCTGGTGGACCTGCTGGAGACGGCCGGCTACGCGGGACCGCGCACCTTCGACTTCAAGCCGCCGCGCACCGAGGACACCGACGGCGTGTGGGCCTCGGCTGCGGGCTGCATGCGCAACTACCTCATCCTCAAGGAGCGCGCCGCCGCCTTCCGCGCCGACCCCGCCGTGCAGGAGGCGCTGCGCGCCTCGCGCCTGGACCAGTTGGCGCAGCCCACCGCCGACGACTCCGGCCTCGCCGGGCTGCTCGCCGACCGCGGCGCGTACGAGGACTTCGACCCGGAGGCCGCGGCGCGGCGCGGCATGGCCTTCGAGCACCTCGACCAACTGGCGATGGACCACCTGCTGGGCGTCTGA
- the xylB gene encoding xylulokinase, with product MGPLVIGVDSSTQSTKALVVDSETGQVVAHGQAAHAVSAGGRRESDPEQWWEALGTALAACGEPAREAGAIAVGAQQHGLVTLDADGRPVRPALLWNDVRSAAQRDRLVTELGGPKGWAERTGSVPVASFTVTKWAWLTEEEPDSAAATAAVRLPHDYLTERLTGEAVTDRGDASGTGWWDAATETYDTATLEHVGLSPARLPRVLRPGEAAGTVRVDDLPVPRGALVAPGTGDNMAAALGLGLAPGQPVLSLGTSGTVYAVSGHRPADPTGTVAGFADARGDWLPLACTLNCTQAVDRIAALLGRYREEVRPGGSAVVLPFLDGERTPDLPHASGLVHGLRHDTTPGQVLQAAYDGAVHALLTALAEVSGPDADPDAPLLLIGGGAQGAAWRETVRRLSGRAVQVPRAQELVALGAAAQATGLLLDEDPAAVARRWSTAEGRTYEPVERDDATLERIGAVLADAGALLRRAG from the coding sequence ATGGGGCCCCTCGTCATCGGCGTCGACAGCTCGACGCAGTCCACCAAGGCGCTGGTCGTCGACAGTGAAACCGGGCAGGTGGTGGCGCACGGCCAGGCCGCGCACGCCGTCAGCGCCGGCGGCCGGCGGGAGAGCGATCCGGAGCAGTGGTGGGAGGCGCTCGGCACGGCGCTGGCCGCCTGCGGCGAGCCGGCGCGGGAGGCGGGCGCGATCGCCGTCGGCGCGCAGCAGCACGGGCTGGTGACGCTGGACGCCGACGGGCGTCCGGTGCGTCCCGCGCTGCTCTGGAACGACGTGCGCTCGGCGGCCCAGCGCGACCGGCTGGTCACGGAGCTGGGCGGGCCGAAGGGCTGGGCGGAGCGCACCGGCAGCGTGCCGGTCGCCTCCTTCACCGTCACCAAGTGGGCCTGGCTCACCGAGGAGGAGCCGGACTCCGCCGCCGCCACCGCGGCCGTGCGGCTGCCGCACGACTACCTCACGGAGCGGCTCACCGGCGAGGCCGTCACCGACCGCGGCGACGCCTCGGGCACCGGCTGGTGGGACGCCGCCACGGAGACGTACGACACCGCGACGCTGGAGCACGTCGGCCTCTCCCCCGCCCGGCTGCCGCGTGTGCTGCGGCCGGGCGAGGCGGCCGGGACCGTCCGCGTCGACGACCTGCCCGTCCCCCGCGGGGCGCTGGTCGCCCCCGGCACCGGCGACAACATGGCCGCCGCCCTGGGGCTGGGGCTCGCCCCCGGGCAGCCGGTGCTCAGCCTCGGCACCTCCGGCACCGTCTACGCCGTCTCCGGGCACCGCCCCGCCGACCCCACCGGCACCGTCGCCGGCTTCGCCGACGCGCGCGGCGACTGGCTGCCGCTGGCCTGCACCCTCAACTGCACGCAGGCCGTGGACCGGATCGCCGCCCTGCTTGGTCGCTACCGCGAGGAGGTGCGGCCCGGCGGCTCCGCCGTCGTGCTGCCCTTCCTCGACGGCGAGCGCACCCCCGACCTGCCGCACGCCTCCGGTCTCGTCCACGGGCTGCGCCACGACACCACGCCGGGGCAGGTGCTCCAGGCCGCGTACGACGGCGCGGTGCACGCGCTGCTGACGGCGCTGGCGGAGGTCTCCGGCCCGGACGCCGACCCCGACGCGCCGCTGCTGCTCATCGGCGGCGGAGCGCAGGGCGCGGCGTGGCGCGAGACGGTGCGGCGGCTGTCCGGCCGTGCGGTGCAGGTGCCGCGGGCGCAGGAGCTGGTGGCGCTCGGCGCGGCGGCGCAGGCGACGGGACTGCTTCTGGACGAGGACCCGGCGGCGGTGGCCCGGCGCTGGTCCACGGCGGAGGGGCGCACCTACGAGCCGGTGGAGCGGGACGACGCGACACTGGAGCGGATCGGCGCGGTCCTCGCGGACGCGGGCGCGCTGCTGCGCCGGGCGGGCTGA
- a CDS encoding ROK family protein, translating into MSAPSPRTQQALRQRNLSLALRAVAAGGPLSRAAVAARIGMTRAGVAAVVDELLRAGLLVELGPGRPGTVGRPGSALALNDRGPCGLGAEIGVDHLAVCAVDLSGRVRARVAADAANRDHPPGPVLERLAGLIEQVVTEVRGEGLTPTGLTVAVPGLIARDESTVVRAPNLGWQGVDLAPLLPVVPPARVGNEANLGALAEQRLEQGTAEPSGTVGDGESAAADRPPAAIPAEGGRSPGPGRNFLHVSAEIGIGAAVVMDGELLRGAHGFAGELGHVPVRPQGQPCACGGRGCLEQYAGEEAVLRASGIDPERARAAHPGPGGRIAVLAARATAGDARVRAALREAGGALGIAIAGAVNILDPETVVLGGALAGLAPWVVPAVERELGRRVADPARTVRLTVSALGADGPLLGAALSEVDAVMETPGTVAAG; encoded by the coding sequence GTGTCGGCGCCCTCTCCCCGCACGCAGCAGGCGCTGCGGCAGCGGAACCTCTCCCTGGCCCTGCGCGCCGTGGCCGCCGGGGGCCCGCTGTCGCGCGCGGCCGTGGCGGCGCGGATCGGGATGACGCGGGCGGGGGTCGCGGCCGTCGTCGACGAGCTGCTGCGCGCCGGGCTGCTGGTGGAGCTGGGCCCGGGCCGCCCGGGCACGGTGGGCCGGCCCGGCAGCGCGCTGGCGCTCAACGACCGGGGGCCCTGCGGGCTCGGCGCCGAGATCGGCGTGGACCACCTCGCGGTCTGCGCGGTGGACCTGAGCGGGCGTGTACGGGCCCGGGTCGCCGCGGACGCCGCGAACCGCGACCACCCGCCGGGGCCGGTGCTGGAGCGGCTCGCCGGGCTGATCGAGCAGGTCGTGACGGAGGTACGGGGCGAGGGCCTGACGCCGACCGGGCTGACGGTGGCGGTGCCGGGGCTGATCGCGCGCGACGAGTCGACGGTCGTGCGCGCCCCGAACCTCGGCTGGCAGGGCGTCGACCTCGCCCCGCTGCTCCCGGTCGTCCCGCCGGCCCGCGTGGGCAACGAGGCGAACCTGGGCGCGCTCGCCGAACAGCGGCTGGAGCAGGGCACCGCGGAGCCGTCCGGCACCGTCGGCGACGGGGAGTCAGCCGCGGCGGATCGGCCACCCGCGGCGATACCGGCGGAAGGCGGCCGCTCCCCCGGGCCCGGGCGGAACTTCCTGCACGTCTCCGCCGAGATCGGCATCGGCGCCGCGGTCGTCATGGACGGCGAACTGCTGCGCGGAGCACACGGGTTCGCCGGGGAGCTGGGCCACGTGCCCGTACGCCCCCAGGGGCAGCCGTGCGCCTGCGGCGGGCGCGGCTGCCTGGAGCAGTACGCGGGCGAGGAGGCCGTGCTGCGGGCCTCCGGCATCGACCCGGAGCGGGCCCGCGCCGCACACCCCGGCCCCGGCGGGCGGATCGCCGTGCTCGCCGCCCGCGCCACCGCCGGCGACGCCCGGGTGCGGGCGGCGCTGCGCGAGGCGGGCGGCGCGCTGGGCATCGCGATCGCCGGCGCCGTGAACATCCTCGATCCGGAGACCGTCGTGCTGGGCGGCGCGCTCGCCGGCCTCGCGCCCTGGGTGGTGCCCGCGGTCGAACGCGAACTCGGCCGCCGGGTCGCCGACCCGGCCCGTACCGTACGGCTGACCGTCTCGGCGCTCGGCGCCGACGGGCCGCTGCTCGGGGCGGCGCTGAGCGAGGTCGACGCCGTCATGGAGACGCCCGGCACCGTCGCCGCCGGCTGA
- a CDS encoding peptidoglycan recognition family protein: MDFANLPRRRLIQGAAATAAATGLGGLAATPAQAVSSQYPPTHWIPADRSNYTVSSRPSAYPLDFVVVHVTQEYFQDAVDIFQNPGRDVSSHYLIASADGYIAQLVREKDIAWHAGNWNYNTRSIGIEHEGWVDKPAWFTDVMYRRSAQLTAAICDRYGIPRTRDHVIGHNEVPGATHTDPGANWNWTKYMRLVRAA; the protein is encoded by the coding sequence ATGGACTTCGCGAACCTCCCCCGCAGACGGCTGATCCAGGGTGCCGCCGCCACCGCCGCGGCGACCGGCCTCGGCGGGCTCGCCGCCACCCCCGCGCAGGCCGTTTCTTCGCAATACCCCCCGACGCACTGGATACCGGCGGACCGGTCCAACTACACGGTCTCCAGCCGCCCTTCCGCGTACCCGCTCGACTTCGTGGTCGTCCACGTCACCCAGGAGTACTTCCAGGACGCCGTCGACATCTTCCAGAACCCCGGCCGCGACGTCTCCTCGCACTACCTCATCGCCTCGGCCGACGGCTACATCGCCCAGCTCGTCCGGGAGAAGGACATCGCCTGGCACGCCGGCAACTGGAACTACAACACCCGCAGCATCGGCATCGAGCACGAGGGCTGGGTGGACAAGCCGGCCTGGTTCACCGACGTGATGTACCGGCGGTCCGCGCAACTGACCGCCGCGATCTGCGACCGCTACGGCATCCCGCGCACCCGCGACCACGTCATCGGCCACAACGAGGTCCCCGGCGCCACCCACACCGACCCAGGCGCCAACTGGAACTGGACGAAGTACATGCGGCTGGTGCGGGCCGCCTGA
- the pdxA gene encoding 4-hydroxythreonine-4-phosphate dehydrogenase PdxA, which yields MTRPVLAVTLGDPVGIGPEITARTLAEVAGQTGHHGIAVGDAEALRRGARAAGLDAEVRAVSGFDAEPAGPGVIDVFDTGELGADVPEWGRVDARAGRAAVTAIEVATRAALDGQVSGIVTGPINKEAIWKAGSKHLGHTEMLGELTGVTRQDTMFVVRNTAAEGHHLRIFFTTRHVALRTALDQITAERVGKSIREAVTALKVFGTESPRLAVAAINPHGGENGAFGDEEIVHLAPAVEAARAEGLDVSGPVPADSVFHQGLVGRYDGVLSHFHDQGHIPAKTYDFDGTISVTVGLPILRTSVDHGTAFDIAGTGRADHGTMLSAYLAGVDYSPFAERIRRTYG from the coding sequence ATGACCCGTCCCGTCCTCGCCGTGACCCTCGGCGACCCCGTCGGGATCGGCCCGGAGATCACGGCGCGCACCCTCGCCGAGGTCGCCGGGCAGACCGGGCACCACGGCATCGCCGTCGGCGACGCCGAGGCGCTGCGCCGCGGCGCCCGCGCCGCCGGCCTGGACGCCGAGGTGCGCGCGGTGAGCGGCTTCGACGCCGAGCCCGCGGGCCCCGGCGTCATCGACGTCTTCGACACCGGCGAACTCGGCGCCGACGTACCGGAGTGGGGCAGGGTCGACGCGCGCGCGGGCCGCGCCGCCGTCACCGCCATCGAGGTCGCCACCCGCGCCGCGCTCGACGGCCAGGTCTCCGGGATCGTCACCGGTCCCATCAACAAGGAGGCCATCTGGAAGGCCGGCTCGAAGCACCTCGGCCACACCGAGATGCTCGGCGAGCTGACCGGGGTGACCCGCCAGGACACCATGTTCGTCGTGCGCAACACCGCGGCCGAAGGCCATCACCTGCGCATCTTCTTCACCACCCGGCACGTCGCGCTGCGCACCGCGCTCGACCAGATCACCGCGGAGCGCGTCGGCAAGTCGATCCGCGAGGCCGTCACCGCGCTCAAGGTCTTCGGCACCGAGTCGCCCCGCCTGGCCGTCGCCGCGATCAACCCGCACGGCGGCGAGAACGGCGCGTTCGGCGACGAGGAGATCGTGCACCTCGCCCCCGCCGTCGAGGCGGCCCGCGCCGAGGGCCTGGACGTCAGCGGCCCCGTCCCCGCCGACTCGGTCTTCCACCAGGGCCTGGTCGGCCGCTACGACGGGGTCCTGTCCCACTTCCACGACCAGGGCCACATCCCCGCCAAGACCTACGACTTCGACGGCACCATCTCCGTCACCGTCGGGCTGCCGATCCTGCGCACGTCCGTCGACCACGGGACGGCCTTCGACATCGCGGGCACCGGCCGCGCCGATCACGGCACAATGCTCTCGGCGTATCTCGCGGGCGTGGACTACAGCCCGTTCGCGGAGCGGATCCGCCGGACGTACGGCTGA
- a CDS encoding four-carbon acid sugar kinase family protein: protein MSGSAGARPGGRRAAVLVAADDLTGANATAAGFARAGLRAVTVGADQGPDVLAGLAERFDAVVVSTDSRHCPPAEAARRVAGAVRAGWPAELVGNRVDSTLRGNVGASTAALLEAVRAASGRRAVALCAPAHPEAGRHTVQGTQLLDGVRLEETELARDPRSPVPTSDVAELLRRQADLRIARVPLSVVTAETGTLQARLDKAVAEGAEVIVADALTVEHLERTAAAAVAAGGDEIVWTGVDSGPGSVALARALGITGRAAGAPVLAVSGSATALTRTQLARLRAAGPVRVVRPVTAPGSPVPEPAATAGALAAELAAAGPGEVVLLATVLDEADVVALDPADAARLPAELARTVRTALERQPIDGLFATGGDVSAALFAALGAAGLDVEEELEPLAVAGSFVGGDWAGLPVVTKGGLIGDADTTVACVAHLRRAAAAARRHVPAAGRR from the coding sequence ATGAGCGGGTCGGCGGGCGCGCGTCCGGGCGGCAGGCGAGCGGCCGTGCTGGTGGCCGCGGACGACCTGACGGGTGCGAACGCCACGGCGGCGGGCTTCGCCCGGGCCGGGCTGCGCGCCGTCACCGTCGGCGCCGACCAGGGTCCGGACGTCCTCGCCGGGCTCGCGGAGCGGTTCGACGCCGTGGTGGTCAGCACCGACAGCCGCCACTGCCCGCCCGCCGAGGCGGCGCGCCGGGTGGCCGGTGCCGTACGCGCCGGCTGGCCGGCCGAACTGGTCGGCAACCGCGTCGACTCCACCCTCCGCGGCAACGTCGGAGCCTCCACCGCGGCCCTGCTGGAGGCTGTGCGCGCGGCCTCCGGCCGGCGGGCCGTGGCCCTGTGCGCGCCGGCCCACCCCGAGGCGGGCAGGCACACCGTGCAGGGCACCCAACTGCTCGACGGCGTAAGGCTGGAGGAGACCGAGCTGGCCCGCGACCCGCGCTCCCCGGTGCCCACCTCGGACGTCGCGGAGCTGCTGCGCCGCCAGGCGGACCTGCGGATCGCCCGCGTGCCGCTGTCGGTGGTGACCGCCGAGACCGGGACGCTCCAGGCCCGTCTGGACAAGGCGGTCGCCGAAGGCGCAGAGGTGATCGTCGCCGACGCGCTGACCGTGGAGCACCTGGAGCGCACGGCCGCGGCGGCCGTCGCCGCCGGCGGCGACGAGATCGTGTGGACCGGCGTCGACTCCGGGCCCGGCTCGGTGGCGCTGGCCCGCGCGCTCGGCATCACCGGCCGCGCCGCCGGCGCTCCGGTGCTGGCGGTCTCCGGCTCCGCCACGGCGCTGACCCGCACCCAGCTCGCCCGGCTGCGGGCCGCCGGGCCGGTGCGCGTCGTACGCCCCGTCACCGCGCCCGGCTCCCCCGTCCCCGAGCCCGCCGCCACCGCCGGGGCGCTGGCGGCGGAGCTGGCCGCCGCGGGCCCCGGCGAGGTCGTGCTGCTCGCGACGGTGCTCGACGAGGCCGACGTCGTCGCGCTCGACCCGGCGGACGCGGCGCGGCTGCCGGCGGAGCTGGCCCGCACGGTCCGTACCGCCCTCGAACGACAGCCCATCGACGGCCTCTTCGCCACCGGCGGGGACGTCTCCGCGGCCCTGTTCGCCGCGTTGGGCGCGGCCGGGCTCGACGTCGAGGAGGAACTGGAGCCGCTGGCGGTCGCCGGCAGCTTCGTCGGCGGCGACTGGGCCGGGCTGCCGGTCGTCACCAAGGGCGGCCTGATCGGGGACGCGGACACCACCGTCGCCTGCGTCGCCCACCTGCGCCGGGCGGCGGCCGCCGCCCGGCGGCACGTTCCGGCCGCCGGTAGACGTTGA